A single Pseudomonas sp. DC1.2 DNA region contains:
- a CDS encoding cold-shock protein: MSNRQTGTVKWFNDEKGFGFITPQGGGDDLFVHFKAIESDGFKSLKEGQTVSFVAEKGQKGMQAAQVRAE, from the coding sequence ATGTCTAATCGCCAAACCGGCACCGTTAAATGGTTCAACGATGAAAAAGGCTTCGGCTTCATCACTCCTCAAGGTGGCGGTGACGACCTGTTCGTACACTTCAAAGCTATCGAAAGCGACGGTTTCAAAAGCCTGAAAGAAGGCCAAACCGTTTCCTTCGTGGCTGAGAAAGGCCAAAAGGGTATGCAAGCTGCACAAGTTCGCGCAGAGTAA
- a CDS encoding I78 family peptidase inhibitor: MPWKLASLGTLLAVATLAGCSTSSTETTKDAGVTDTGHSRCEAKAAEFAIGQKASSELLEQARARAGAQNARFLKPNDMVTLEYRSDRLNLNTDNNLVVMHINCG, encoded by the coding sequence ATGCCTTGGAAGCTCGCGTCATTGGGTACTTTGTTGGCCGTTGCCACGCTAGCCGGTTGCAGTACATCCTCCACCGAGACCACGAAGGATGCTGGCGTGACTGATACCGGTCACAGCCGTTGTGAAGCAAAGGCTGCAGAGTTCGCCATTGGTCAAAAGGCTTCGTCTGAACTGCTTGAACAGGCCCGTGCTCGCGCAGGTGCGCAGAATGCTCGATTCCTCAAGCCCAACGATATGGTAACGCTGGAGTACCGCTCCGACCGCCTGAACCTGAATACCGATAACAACCTGGTGGTCATGCACATCAACTGCGGCTGA
- a CDS encoding nucleoside hydrolase, with translation MHRYAQKLHHLLRSLLLLSLITATSAHAAEKIDLIIDTDPGADDVVALLFALASPEELSIRALTTVAGNVRLDKTSRNARLAREWAGREEVPVYAGAPKPLMRTPIYAENIHGKEGLSGVTVHEPKEGLAKGNAVNYLIDTLRGAKPHSITIAMLGPQTNLALALIQAPEITEGIKEVVVMGGAHFNGGNITPVAEFNLFADPQAAEVVLKSGVKLTYLPLDVTHKILTSEARLKQIAAINNNAGKIVGDILNEYVKGDMEHYGITGGPVHDATVVAYLLKPELFTGRSVNVVIDSREGPTFGQTVVDWYDGLKAPKNAFWVENGDAQGFFDLLTQRLARLK, from the coding sequence ATGCACCGCTATGCTCAGAAACTGCACCATCTGCTCCGGAGTCTGCTGCTCTTGTCCCTGATTACTGCAACAAGCGCCCATGCGGCGGAAAAGATCGACCTGATCATCGACACCGACCCGGGTGCCGACGATGTTGTCGCCTTGCTGTTTGCTCTGGCATCGCCGGAGGAACTGAGCATCCGGGCGTTGACCACCGTGGCCGGTAACGTGCGTCTGGACAAGACTTCGCGTAACGCGCGTCTGGCTCGAGAGTGGGCAGGGCGTGAGGAAGTACCGGTCTATGCCGGTGCTCCGAAACCGTTGATGCGAACGCCAATCTACGCCGAGAACATCCATGGCAAGGAAGGTCTGTCGGGTGTGACGGTACATGAGCCGAAGGAAGGCCTGGCTAAGGGCAATGCGGTCAATTACTTGATCGATACCCTGAGAGGTGCCAAGCCGCACAGCATCACTATCGCCATGCTCGGTCCACAGACTAATTTGGCGCTGGCACTGATACAGGCTCCCGAAATCACTGAGGGTATCAAGGAGGTGGTTGTGATGGGGGGGGCGCATTTTAATGGCGGCAACATCACCCCTGTGGCTGAGTTCAATCTGTTCGCCGATCCGCAGGCGGCGGAAGTAGTGTTAAAAAGTGGTGTAAAACTGACTTATCTGCCGCTGGACGTGACCCACAAAATCCTCACCAGCGAGGCGCGTCTGAAGCAGATTGCGGCGATTAATAACAACGCAGGCAAGATCGTGGGCGACATTCTCAATGAATATGTCAAAGGCGATATGGAGCACTACGGCATAACGGGCGGCCCTGTGCATGATGCAACGGTTGTCGCTTATTTGCTTAAGCCTGAACTGTTTACGGGGCGCTCCGTAAACGTGGTCATCGACAGTCGCGAAGGTCCTACCTTCGGTCAGACCGTAGTCGACTGGTATGACGGCCTTAAGGCACCAAAAAATGCTTTCTGGGTTGAAAATGGCGATGCTCAGGGCTTCTTCGACTTACTGACCCAGCGTCTGGCCCGTCTGAAGTAA
- the rbsD gene encoding D-ribose pyranase, which translates to MKKTPLLNIALSRLIASLGHGDMVVIGDAGLPVPPGVELIDLALTHGIPDFISTLSVVLSEMQVEKHVLAHETLDKQPTSLVVLDQLNIEGALGQRELLSHDQFKVLSRQARAIVRTGECQPYCNIVLVSGVTF; encoded by the coding sequence ATGAAAAAAACTCCTTTGCTTAACATAGCGCTGTCGCGGCTTATCGCCTCCCTTGGTCATGGCGATATGGTGGTTATCGGTGATGCCGGCTTACCGGTGCCGCCTGGTGTCGAACTGATCGATCTGGCATTGACCCATGGTATTCCTGACTTTATCAGCACTTTGAGCGTGGTATTGAGTGAGATGCAGGTTGAAAAGCATGTGCTGGCGCATGAGACCCTCGACAAGCAACCGACTTCCTTAGTGGTATTGGATCAACTGAATATCGAAGGTGCGCTGGGCCAGCGAGAGCTGCTCAGCCATGATCAGTTCAAAGTCCTTAGTCGGCAGGCGCGGGCGATTGTTCGTACCGGTGAGTGTCAGCCGTACTGCAACATCGTGCTGGTGTCGGGAGTCACGTTCTAA
- the rbsK gene encoding ribokinase, giving the protein MPAKVVVIGSLNMDLVTRAPRLPRGGETLIGQSFATVSGGKGANQAVAASRLGAKVSMVGCVGCDAYGDELRAALMAEHIDCQAVSTVDGSSGVALIVVDDNSQNAIVIVAGANGALTSEVVDRFDAVLQAADVIICQLEVPDATVGHALKRGRELGKTVILNPAPASRPLPVDWYASIDYLIPNESEASALSGVSVDSLETAKIAALRLITMGVHKVIITLGAQGSLFASSAGIEHFAAPKVKAVDTTAAGDTFVGGFAAALSAGKSEAEAIRFGQVAAALSVTRAGAQPSIPTLRDVQAFKAP; this is encoded by the coding sequence ATGCCAGCAAAAGTAGTGGTAATAGGCAGTCTGAACATGGATTTGGTGACTCGCGCGCCCCGTTTGCCCCGTGGAGGTGAAACGCTGATTGGTCAATCGTTTGCCACCGTTTCAGGTGGCAAGGGTGCGAATCAGGCAGTTGCCGCGTCACGGTTGGGCGCGAAGGTCTCTATGGTCGGTTGCGTGGGCTGTGACGCTTACGGTGATGAGTTGCGCGCTGCGTTGATGGCCGAGCATATCGATTGTCAGGCGGTCAGTACCGTTGACGGCTCCAGTGGCGTTGCGTTAATCGTGGTTGATGACAATAGTCAGAACGCGATCGTCATCGTTGCCGGCGCTAATGGTGCGCTGACTTCAGAAGTCGTTGATCGTTTCGATGCTGTCTTGCAAGCGGCGGATGTGATCATTTGTCAGTTGGAAGTACCGGATGCAACGGTGGGGCATGCGCTCAAACGCGGCCGAGAGCTTGGTAAGACCGTGATTCTTAATCCGGCACCGGCCAGTCGACCGCTACCGGTGGATTGGTACGCGTCCATTGACTATCTGATTCCTAACGAAAGCGAAGCCTCGGCGCTCAGCGGTGTGTCGGTGGATTCCCTGGAAACCGCGAAAATCGCAGCGCTCCGGTTGATCACCATGGGGGTGCACAAGGTAATTATCACCCTTGGTGCTCAGGGTTCGCTGTTTGCCAGCAGCGCAGGCATCGAGCATTTTGCTGCGCCTAAAGTTAAGGCCGTTGATACGACGGCTGCCGGCGACACCTTTGTTGGCGGTTTCGCCGCTGCTCTGTCGGCCGGAAAAAGCGAAGCCGAAGCGATTCGTTTCGGTCAGGTCGCTGCGGCCCTGTCGGTCACCCGTGCGGGGGCGCAACCTTCGATTCCTACCCTACGCGATGTACAGGCTTTTAAAGCACCATGA
- a CDS encoding LacI family DNA-binding transcriptional regulator yields the protein MATIKDVAALAGISYTTVSHVVNKTRPVSEEVRVKVEAAIKSLDYVPSAVARSLKAKTTATIGLLVPNSLNPYFAELARGIEDYCERNGYCVILCNSDDNPDKQRSYLRVLLEKRIDGLIVASAGGDSGLAQGLANVRTPMVIVDRGLDGVEADLVRIDHEYGAYLATRHLLELGHRDIATIGGPATTSVAQMRLAGYCRALKEAGIDVPRERMLESDFTSTGGYNAAARLLEKNPPSAIFAGNDMIGIGVLRAAAERNVRVPAELSVIGFDDIQMSRYVYPALTTVGQSILQLGEMAAEVLLRRIATPDLAIDQRIVTPSIVLRESTAPLAGAFAEYR from the coding sequence ATGGCAACCATCAAGGATGTAGCAGCACTCGCAGGCATTTCCTACACCACCGTTTCCCACGTGGTGAACAAGACGCGTCCGGTCAGCGAGGAAGTGCGAGTCAAGGTCGAGGCGGCGATCAAAAGCCTCGACTATGTGCCCAGTGCCGTGGCTCGGTCTTTGAAGGCCAAGACCACGGCTACCATTGGTCTCTTGGTGCCGAACAGCCTTAACCCGTACTTCGCTGAGTTGGCTCGCGGCATTGAAGACTACTGCGAGCGTAATGGTTACTGCGTGATCCTTTGTAACTCCGATGATAACCCGGACAAACAGCGCAGCTATCTACGCGTGCTATTGGAAAAGCGCATCGACGGGTTGATTGTGGCGTCGGCCGGCGGTGACAGTGGGCTGGCGCAAGGCCTGGCGAACGTGCGCACACCGATGGTGATCGTCGACCGAGGGCTGGACGGCGTCGAAGCAGATCTGGTGCGCATCGACCATGAATACGGCGCCTATCTGGCGACTCGGCACCTTCTGGAGTTAGGGCATCGAGATATCGCTACGATTGGCGGTCCGGCGACCACCAGCGTGGCTCAGATGCGTCTGGCCGGGTATTGCCGCGCGCTGAAAGAGGCGGGTATTGACGTGCCGCGCGAGCGAATGCTCGAAAGCGACTTTACCAGCACCGGGGGTTATAACGCGGCGGCGAGATTGCTGGAGAAAAATCCTCCCAGCGCAATTTTTGCCGGTAACGACATGATCGGTATCGGTGTGCTGCGTGCCGCCGCCGAGCGCAATGTTCGCGTACCTGCCGAGTTGTCAGTGATTGGCTTCGACGATATCCAGATGAGCCGTTATGTCTATCCGGCGTTAACCACCGTCGGTCAGTCGATTCTGCAGCTTGGAGAAATGGCCGCCGAAGTTTTATTACGCCGGATCGCTACACCGGATTTGGCCATCGATCAGCGAATCGTGACGCCCAGTATTGTCCTGCGAGAGTCGACTGCGCCGCTGGCCGGTGCATTCGCTGAATACCGCTGA
- a CDS encoding ABC transporter permease: protein MKTAASAGKRSGNFYGLGTYLGLAGALLAMVALFSVLSSHFLSYDTFSTLANQIPDLMVLAVGMTFVLIIGGIDLSVGSVLALAASAVSVAILGWGWSVLPSALLGMAVAALAGTVTGSITVAWRIPSFIVSLGVLEMARGLAYQMTGSRTAYIGDSFAWLSDPIAFGISPSFIIAFLIIIAAQAVLTRTVFGRYLIGIGTNEEAVRLAGINPKPYKILVFSLMGLLAGVAALFQISRLEAADPNAGSGLELQVIAAVVIGGTSLMGGRGSVISTFFGVLIISVLAAGLAQIGATEPTKRIITGAVIVVAVVLDTYRSQRASRRT from the coding sequence ATGAAAACTGCAGCATCTGCCGGTAAACGTAGTGGCAATTTTTACGGGCTGGGCACCTACCTGGGCCTGGCCGGTGCATTACTGGCGATGGTCGCGCTGTTCTCGGTTCTGAGCAGCCATTTTCTGTCGTATGACACTTTCAGTACCCTGGCCAACCAGATTCCAGATTTGATGGTGCTGGCGGTCGGCATGACGTTCGTGTTGATTATCGGCGGTATCGACCTGTCGGTCGGTTCGGTATTGGCGCTAGCAGCTTCGGCGGTCAGCGTGGCGATTCTCGGCTGGGGCTGGAGCGTCTTGCCGTCCGCTTTGCTGGGCATGGCAGTTGCGGCGCTGGCGGGGACGGTCACCGGTTCGATCACCGTGGCCTGGCGTATCCCGTCGTTCATCGTGTCCCTGGGTGTGCTGGAAATGGCCCGAGGCCTCGCTTACCAGATGACCGGCTCGCGCACGGCTTACATTGGTGATTCGTTTGCCTGGTTGTCTGACCCGATTGCTTTCGGTATTTCGCCGTCGTTCATCATTGCCTTTTTGATCATCATCGCCGCCCAGGCTGTGCTGACCCGTACCGTGTTTGGTCGCTACCTGATCGGTATCGGCACCAACGAAGAAGCGGTGCGTCTTGCGGGGATCAATCCAAAGCCCTACAAGATCCTGGTGTTCAGTCTGATGGGCCTGTTGGCCGGCGTCGCAGCGCTGTTTCAGATTTCCCGTCTCGAAGCGGCGGACCCAAATGCGGGTTCCGGCCTGGAGCTGCAAGTAATCGCCGCAGTGGTCATTGGTGGTACTAGCCTAATGGGCGGCCGGGGTTCGGTCATCAGTACGTTTTTTGGCGTTCTGATCATCTCTGTACTGGCTGCCGGTCTTGCGCAAATTGGCGCGACCGAACCGACCAAGCGCATCATCACCGGTGCGGTTATTGTGGTGGCAGTGGTCCTTGACACTTATCGCAGTCAGCGCGCAAGCCGGCGGACTTGA
- a CDS encoding sugar ABC transporter ATP-binding protein translates to MPVCSPNAVLSVSGIGKTYAQPVLTGIDLTLMRGEVLALTGENGAGKSTLSKIIGGLVTPTTGQMQFQGQDYRPGSRTQAEDLGIRMVMQELNLLPTLSVAENLFLDNLPSNGGWISRKQLRKAAIEAMAQVGLDAIDPDTLVGELGIGHQQMVEIARNLIGDCHVLILDEPTAMLTAREVEMLFEQITRLQARGVSIIYISHRLEELARVAQRIAVLRDGNLVCVEPMANYNSEQLVTLMVGRELGEHMDMGVRNIGAPALTVTGLTRSDKVRDVSFEVRAGEIYGISGLIGAGRTELLRLIFGADMADSGTVALGSPAKVVSIRSPADAVSHGIALITEDRKGEGLLLTQSISANIALGNLPVISSVGVVNNDEERALAQRQIDAMRIRSSSPTQLVSELSGGNQQKVVIGRWLERDCSVMLFDEPTRGIDVGAKFDIYALLGELTRQGKALVVVSSDLRELMLICDRIGVLSAGRLIDTFERNSWTQDDLLAAAFAGYQKRDALLNEAAPRDLP, encoded by the coding sequence ATGCCAGTTTGCTCCCCGAACGCTGTCCTCTCGGTCAGCGGTATCGGCAAGACCTATGCCCAACCGGTCCTGACCGGCATTGACCTGACGTTGATGCGCGGTGAAGTGCTGGCGCTGACCGGTGAGAACGGCGCGGGCAAAAGCACCCTGTCGAAAATCATCGGTGGGTTGGTCACGCCGACCACAGGCCAGATGCAATTTCAGGGGCAGGACTACCGCCCCGGCAGCCGGACCCAGGCCGAAGATTTGGGCATCCGCATGGTCATGCAAGAACTCAATCTGTTGCCGACGCTGTCGGTTGCGGAAAACCTCTTCCTCGACAACCTGCCCAGTAACGGTGGCTGGATCAGCCGCAAGCAACTGCGCAAGGCGGCGATCGAGGCTATGGCCCAGGTCGGCCTTGATGCCATCGACCCCGATACCCTGGTCGGCGAGTTGGGCATCGGTCACCAGCAAATGGTTGAGATCGCTCGCAACCTGATCGGCGACTGCCATGTGCTGATCCTCGACGAACCGACCGCGATGCTGACGGCCCGCGAAGTCGAGATGCTGTTCGAGCAAATTACCCGCCTGCAAGCCCGCGGCGTGTCGATCATCTACATTTCCCACCGCCTCGAAGAGCTGGCGCGAGTGGCCCAGCGCATCGCTGTGCTGCGCGACGGCAATCTGGTCTGCGTCGAGCCAATGGCCAATTACAACAGCGAGCAACTGGTCACCCTGATGGTGGGCCGCGAGTTGGGCGAACACATGGATATGGGCGTGCGCAATATCGGCGCACCGGCCTTGACGGTCACCGGCCTGACTCGTTCCGACAAGGTTCGCGACGTATCCTTCGAAGTGCGTGCCGGTGAGATCTACGGTATTTCCGGGCTGATCGGGGCCGGGCGCACCGAGTTGCTGAGGCTGATTTTCGGCGCCGATATGGCGGACAGCGGCACGGTCGCGCTGGGTTCTCCGGCGAAAGTCGTCAGCATTCGGTCCCCGGCTGATGCGGTCAGTCATGGTATCGCCCTGATCACCGAAGACCGCAAGGGCGAAGGCCTGCTGTTGACTCAATCGATTAGCGCCAACATCGCCTTGGGTAACCTGCCGGTGATTTCCAGTGTCGGTGTTGTCAACAACGACGAAGAGAGGGCTTTGGCTCAGCGTCAGATCGATGCGATGCGTATCCGCAGTTCCAGCCCGACACAACTGGTGTCCGAATTGTCCGGTGGCAACCAGCAGAAAGTCGTGATTGGCCGTTGGCTGGAGCGCGATTGTTCGGTGATGTTATTTGATGAACCGACTCGCGGTATCGACGTCGGCGCCAAGTTCGACATCTATGCCTTGCTGGGCGAATTGACTCGTCAGGGCAAAGCGCTGGTGGTGGTGTCGAGTGACCTGCGGGAACTGATGCTGATCTGCGACCGGATCGGTGTGTTGTCGGCAGGGCGCCTGATTGACACTTTCGAGCGCAATAGCTGGACCCAGGATGATTTGCTTGCTGCCGCTTTTGCCGGCTACCAAAAACGTGATGCGTTGCTCAACGAAGCAGCGCCTAGGGATCTCCCATGA
- a CDS encoding sugar ABC transporter substrate-binding protein: MKLPFAGRFLAVAMLAAVSAALPLSSAFADTPEKPKVALVMKSLANEFFLTMEDGAKAYQKDHSADFDLISNGIKDETDTAGQTRIVEQMILAKVNALVIAPADSKAMVPVIKKAIDAGITVINIDNQLDPAVVKSKNITVPFVGPDNRKGARLVGEYLAKQLKAGDEVGIIEGVSTTTNAQQRTAGFKDAMEAAQIKVVSLQSGDWEIDKGNKVAASILSEYPQVKALLAGNDSMAVGAVSAVRAAGKAGKVQVVGYDNINAIKPMLKDGRVLATADQFAAKQAVFGIETALKILKGEKVDTGTNGVIETPVELVTK; this comes from the coding sequence ATGAAGCTGCCATTCGCTGGACGTTTTCTCGCTGTCGCTATGCTGGCTGCCGTGTCAGCCGCTTTGCCCCTCTCTTCGGCGTTCGCCGACACTCCTGAGAAACCTAAAGTCGCCTTGGTCATGAAGTCGCTGGCCAACGAGTTCTTCCTGACCATGGAAGACGGCGCCAAGGCTTATCAGAAAGACCATTCCGCCGATTTCGATCTGATCTCCAATGGCATCAAGGATGAGACGGATACCGCCGGCCAGACGCGCATCGTTGAACAAATGATTTTGGCCAAGGTTAATGCGTTGGTCATTGCGCCTGCGGACTCCAAGGCTATGGTCCCGGTGATCAAGAAAGCCATCGATGCCGGTATCACCGTGATCAACATCGACAATCAACTCGATCCGGCTGTCGTTAAGAGCAAGAACATCACCGTACCGTTTGTAGGCCCGGATAACCGTAAAGGCGCGCGCCTTGTGGGAGAGTACTTGGCCAAGCAACTGAAGGCCGGTGATGAGGTCGGCATTATCGAAGGCGTTTCTACTACTACCAACGCTCAGCAGCGTACCGCTGGCTTCAAGGATGCGATGGAGGCGGCGCAGATCAAGGTTGTCTCGTTGCAATCTGGCGACTGGGAAATAGACAAAGGCAACAAGGTCGCAGCGTCGATACTCAGTGAGTATCCGCAAGTCAAAGCCCTGCTGGCCGGCAACGACAGCATGGCTGTCGGCGCGGTATCCGCTGTGCGTGCAGCGGGTAAAGCAGGCAAAGTGCAAGTCGTCGGTTACGACAATATCAACGCCATCAAACCTATGCTCAAGGACGGTCGCGTCCTCGCCACCGCCGACCAGTTTGCTGCTAAGCAGGCCGTGTTCGGTATCGAGACTGCGTTGAAAATCCTTAAGGGTGAGAAAGTCGACACCGGCACCAACGGCGTGATCGAAACTCCGGTAGAGCTGGTTACCAAGTAA
- a CDS encoding IS5 family transposase: MKQMSFADAEYAGKRKQTRRERFLIEMDQVVPWKGLVTLIEPYYPKGEGGRAAYLLMVMLRVHLMQNWFGYSDPAMEESLYETTILRQFAGLNLDRIPDETTILNFRRLLEKHELAGGILQVINGYLGDRGLLLRQGTVVDATIIHAPSSTKNKDGKRDPEMHQTKKGIQYFFGMKAHIGVDAESGLVHSVVGTAANVADVTQVDKLLHGEETYVCGDAGYTGVEKRPEHQNRQMIWSIAARPSRYKQHAKKSLIGRMRRKIEYAKAQVRAKVEHPFRVIKRQFGYTKVRFRGQLKNTAQQTTLFALSNLWMMRKRLLNAGEVRL; the protein is encoded by the coding sequence ATGAAACAGATGTCCTTCGCCGATGCCGAGTACGCTGGCAAACGTAAGCAGACCCGCCGCGAGCGCTTCCTGATCGAGATGGATCAGGTCGTGCCCTGGAAGGGCTTGGTTACTTTGATCGAGCCGTATTATCCAAAGGGCGAAGGGGGCCGTGCGGCGTATCTGTTGATGGTCATGTTGCGCGTTCATTTGATGCAGAACTGGTTCGGCTACAGCGATCCGGCGATGGAAGAATCACTATATGAAACGACGATTCTGCGCCAGTTCGCGGGCTTGAATCTGGATCGGATTCCCGATGAAACCACGATCCTCAATTTCCGCCGACTGCTGGAGAAGCATGAGCTGGCCGGTGGGATTTTGCAGGTGATCAATGGCTATTTGGGCGACCGTGGTTTGTTGCTGCGCCAAGGCACCGTGGTCGATGCGACGATCATTCATGCGCCGAGTTCGACCAAGAACAAAGACGGAAAACGTGACCCTGAGATGCACCAGACGAAGAAGGGAATTCAATATTTTTTCGGGATGAAAGCGCACATCGGTGTCGATGCCGAATCCGGTTTGGTACATAGCGTGGTGGGCACGGCAGCGAATGTGGCGGACGTAACCCAAGTCGATAAGTTACTGCACGGAGAAGAAACTTACGTCTGTGGCGATGCCGGTTACACCGGCGTCGAAAAGCGTCCCGAGCATCAAAATCGCCAAATGATCTGGTCGATTGCCGCTCGGCCCAGCCGTTATAAACAGCATGCAAAGAAGAGCCTGATTGGGCGCATGCGTCGCAAAATCGAATACGCGAAAGCGCAGGTGCGGGCCAAGGTTGAGCATCCGTTTCGAGTAATCAAGCGCCAGTTTGGTTATACGAAAGTACGCTTCCGGGGCCAGCTGAAAAACACTGCGCAACAGACCACGCTGTTTGCTCTGTCGAACCTGTGGATGATGCGAAAACGATTGCTGAATGCAGGAGAGGTGCGTCTGTAA
- a CDS encoding asparaginase, with protein MKSAFNTFIPGALALLLLLPTALQANEVDTPQKQKLANVVILATGGTIAGAGASAANSATYQAAKVGIEQLIAGVPELSQLANVRGEQVMQIASESITNDNLLLLGRRVAELADNKDVDGIVITHGTDTLEETAYFLNLVEKTDKPIIVVGSMRPGTAMSADGMLNLYNAVAVASSKEARGKGVLVTMNDEIQSGRDVSKMINIKTEAFKSAWGPLGMVVEGKSYWFRLPAKRHTMDSEFDIKTIKSLPDVEIAYSYGNVSDTAYKALAQSGAKAIIHAGTGNGSVASRVVPTLQALRKDGVQIIRSSHVNAGGFVLRNAEQPDDKYDWVVAHDLNPQKARILAMVALTKTNDSKELQRMFWEY; from the coding sequence ATGAAATCTGCATTCAACACTTTTATTCCGGGCGCCTTGGCCCTCCTTCTGCTTCTGCCTACCGCCCTTCAAGCTAATGAAGTCGACACCCCACAAAAACAAAAACTGGCGAACGTGGTGATCCTTGCCACCGGCGGCACGATCGCCGGCGCAGGCGCCAGTGCGGCCAACAGCGCCACCTATCAGGCAGCCAAAGTCGGTATCGAGCAACTGATCGCTGGCGTACCGGAATTGAGCCAACTGGCCAATGTGCGTGGCGAACAGGTCATGCAGATCGCCTCTGAAAGCATCACCAACGACAATCTGCTGCTGCTCGGTCGGCGCGTCGCCGAACTGGCGGACAACAAAGACGTCGATGGCATCGTTATCACCCACGGCACCGACACACTCGAAGAGACCGCCTACTTCCTGAACCTTGTGGAAAAAACCGACAAGCCGATCATCGTTGTCGGCTCGATGCGTCCAGGCACCGCGATGTCGGCCGACGGCATGCTAAACCTGTACAACGCAGTCGCCGTCGCCAGCAGCAAAGAAGCACGTGGCAAAGGCGTACTGGTGACCATGAACGATGAGATTCAATCGGGTCGTGACGTCAGCAAAATGATCAACATTAAGACCGAAGCCTTCAAAAGCGCCTGGGGCCCACTCGGCATGGTGGTCGAAGGCAAATCTTACTGGTTCCGCCTGCCAGCCAAGCGTCACACGATGGACTCCGAATTCGACATCAAAACCATCAAGAGCCTGCCTGACGTCGAAATCGCCTACTCCTACGGCAATGTTAGTGACACGGCTTACAAGGCGCTGGCTCAGTCCGGCGCCAAAGCCATCATCCATGCGGGCACTGGCAACGGTTCGGTGGCTTCACGGGTCGTTCCAACCCTGCAAGCACTACGCAAGGATGGCGTGCAAATCATTCGCTCATCCCACGTCAATGCCGGCGGTTTCGTACTGCGCAACGCCGAACAGCCTGACGACAAGTACGACTGGGTCGTGGCCCATGATCTGAACCCACAAAAGGCTCGCATCCTGGCCATGGTCGCGCTGACCAAAACCAACGACAGCAAAGAGCTGCAACGGATGTTCTGGGAATACTGA
- a CDS encoding DUF1654 domain-containing protein, translated as MHVQLNKDNSVTSTSASPDVYERMGMRVQKIINSPTAQKAKSALLFRLPDEPANEWERLLEEIDENDNVTLAYRDDGGVQIFWVVPKED; from the coding sequence ATGCACGTACAGCTCAATAAGGATAACTCTGTGACTAGCACCTCCGCCTCTCCTGACGTCTATGAACGCATGGGCATGCGCGTTCAAAAAATCATTAACTCCCCCACTGCCCAAAAAGCCAAATCCGCGCTGCTTTTCCGCCTTCCGGACGAGCCCGCGAATGAATGGGAACGCCTGCTCGAAGAAATTGACGAGAACGACAATGTCACCCTCGCCTATCGCGACGATGGCGGCGTGCAGATTTTCTGGGTTGTGCCGAAGGAAGATTGA
- a CDS encoding endonuclease I family protein — protein sequence MSVRCFALLFLFIAVGAQAGAPRTFNEAKKAAWKLYAPQSTEFYCGCKYTGNKVDLAACGYVPRKSAKRAARIEWEHIVPAWQIGHQRQCWQQGGRKNCTRYDPTYQKAEADLHNLVPSIGEVNGDRSNFSFGWLPVQSGQYGSCLTQVDFKAKKVMPRPSIRGMIARTYFYMSKQYGLQLSKQDRQLFEAWDKTYPVQAWERQRNQSVACVMGRGNEFVGPVNMKACG from the coding sequence ATGAGTGTCCGTTGTTTCGCTTTGCTGTTTCTCTTCATTGCCGTGGGCGCGCAGGCAGGCGCCCCACGCACCTTCAACGAAGCCAAGAAAGCCGCCTGGAAGTTGTATGCCCCGCAATCCACTGAATTTTATTGCGGCTGCAAATACACCGGTAACAAGGTTGACCTTGCTGCCTGCGGGTATGTGCCGCGCAAAAGCGCCAAACGGGCCGCGCGGATCGAGTGGGAACACATTGTCCCGGCGTGGCAGATCGGCCATCAGCGTCAGTGCTGGCAACAAGGCGGACGCAAGAACTGCACGCGGTACGATCCTACCTATCAAAAAGCTGAAGCTGATCTGCACAACCTGGTGCCGAGCATTGGTGAGGTGAATGGCGACCGTAGTAACTTCAGTTTTGGCTGGCTGCCGGTGCAGTCGGGGCAATACGGCTCATGCCTGACGCAGGTCGATTTCAAGGCGAAGAAGGTCATGCCTCGCCCTTCGATTCGCGGCATGATTGCCCGCACGTATTTCTACATGAGCAAGCAATACGGCTTGCAACTGTCTAAGCAGGATCGCCAACTGTTTGAAGCGTGGGACAAAACGTATCCAGTACAGGCTTGGGAACGGCAGCGCAATCAGAGCGTGGCGTGTGTCATGGGTCGCGGCAACGAGTTTGTGGGACCGGTGAATATGAAAGCCTGCGGCTGA